A stretch of the Chelonoidis abingdonii isolate Lonesome George chromosome 11, CheloAbing_2.0, whole genome shotgun sequence genome encodes the following:
- the CXCR3 gene encoding C-X-C chemokine receptor type 3 yields the protein MDKMGNSAFTFSGDDISYLLENISFSPDYYNKSDTCCSVPPCTSKSIQAFDRVFLPVLYSLLFPLGLCGNCMVMAVLLQCKRSLAGTDVFILNLALADVLLVVTLPFWAVQAVHGWVFSTGTCKLVGSIFKINFYSSIFFLVCISFDRYLSIVHAVHMYKRKKSHLMVASCLVVWGICIFLTMPDFLYLEVKKDYRLNITLCSHNFSINTSRHWKTALSMCYHILGFFLPLGAMLYSYTCIIHTLLRSQGFHKHKAMRVILTVVVVFFVCWTPYHLALLANTLIDLQVVERDCAREASLDIVMSVTASLGYFHCCLNPLLYAFVGIKFRNKFLELLGHMGCVSHKFLRRHIQTPSQRKDSTWSETTEASYSGL from the coding sequence GGTAACAGTGCATTTACCTTCAGCGGAGATGATATCTCCTACCTGTTGGAGAACATCAGCTTCTCCCCTGACTACTACAACAAGAGTGACACCTGCTGCTCTGTGCCACCCTGCACCTCCAAGAGTatccaggcctttgacagggtctTCCTGCCAGTCCTCTACAGCCTGCTATTCCCACTGGGGCTATGCGGGAATTGCATGGTGATGGCTGTGCTACTGCAGTGCAAGAGGTCCCTGGCTGGGACCGACGTGTTCATCCTCAACCTGGCGCTCGCCGACGTACTGCTAGTGGTGACACTCCCCTTTTGGGCAGTTCAGGCTGTGCACGGCTGGGTCTTCAGCACTGGCACCTGCAAACTGGTCGGCTCCATCTTCAAGATAAATTTCTACTCCAGCATCTTCTTCCTGGTGTGCATCAGCTTCGACCGGTACCTCTCCATCGTTCATGCCGTGCACATGTACAAGAGGAAAAAGTCACATCTGATGGTGGCCAGCTGCCTGGTGGTCTGGGGCATCTGCATCTTCTTAACCATGCCAGACTTCCTGTACCTGGAAGTCAAGAAGGACTATCGCCTCAACATCACTTTGTGCTCCCACAACTTTTCCATCAACACCTCTCGGCACTGGAAAACGGCCCTCAGCATGTGCTACCACATATTGGGCTTCTTCCTGCCCCTGGGAGCCATGCTGTACAGCTACACCTGCATTATTCACACTCTGCTGCGCTCCCAGGGCTTCCACAAGCACAAGGCCATGCGGGTCATCCTGACAGTGGTGGTGGTTTTCTTCGTGTGCTGGACACCCTACCACCTGGCATTGCTGGCAAACACGCTGATCGACCTGCAGGTGGTGGAGCGGGACTGTGCCAGAGAGGCCAGCCTGGACATTGTCATGTctgtcactgccagcctgggctaCTTCCACTGCTGCCTCAACCCGCTGCTCTATGCCTTTGTTGGCATCAAGTTCCGCAACAAGTTCCTGGAGCTACTGGGCCACATGGGCTGTGTGAGCCACAAGTTCCTGCGCAGACACATACAGACACCGAGCCAGCGCAAGGACTCCACCTGGTCGGAGACCACTGAAGCATCCTACTCAGGGCTGtag